A region of Maniola jurtina chromosome 18, ilManJurt1.1, whole genome shotgun sequence DNA encodes the following proteins:
- the LOC123874500 gene encoding uncharacterized protein LOC123874500 isoform X1: MLINRVPEEESGRVGDADMHLEDNSAEFQTAEEIYQIMAKDNTFEGDGDKALTTRDLVILYKNIDIDTKLVSSTNKQTSKRPNQYVENVVYNDDRGSEGSDFSEDISNGDFKNVFAINEERIDLLNNFGDTLCHKFGDMQIRTSDLNIEYDKHFLFNDPIIKGQLKSFHKISKPKQSDSTVLPASLLDYICCKRIEDNYDFYIDNIIKYVQNTIEQLKRISNGEYLTEKVKEKWREVYEDKITTPEDKSQLRKIVLANSVSIPLRVKEKRTDQRLTWDDIVHSEMDVRSLSKILEKKVIVEVPKIICGTYSLFSKRCKDNLIITCKKDREEESRVDVVLKLQRSNSGHVISNIDSIMILKSLPAIASESETHSNNLLALEFEKFNALDKKVEQETEMKSDENTEKILPNDTTDQKLKQEIKIESNENIKDVPPNKTAYCNLAADKETEAEKFSENDYDSLPQSDCQEDNECDSSGAEADFSTIATDDLHSIIHRLSKQTPVIEESEDNIKRKSPMRVRIKSPYENKSYAIEEKKRKKLLEIREKRELKKNAMSENCRIKKHRNGRGSIMVQSSDSVTKLSITNKYFYNSIYGHPVKINTRNSQRYHKDQTRVAIPKIQLKDDDETQCKSSSPPPSLVSPEKNNQKYINRSYYLDDADTEVMYLQRKENESQNLTNDASTPPAANDIGVNLNFLRRLISPSTTDFSLTNTSSSLQQNVLRDDSFVNTEKEITQKNALMSTRSTQVSVPANLPKLEVNYTQVENCKTTSSVECRRSIDKIYDLIKQIGKTDSLEVMPTSSKAATNIDKLNITCGKGNSKDQATDSGTSIKHQLTSSNPSSCCFEKPKTVVKTSKDSKKKYENPTSIIPKITIGSKPAINKINNKANNKEFKKLSCSKIQENPLKAISQLIHEFDNVQKTTVKNEKEPKKNKKTESLTTQDKSSFRQNFLKRMSKRDQYLKESEAISSKKSVLIERKRQGTGYGPPKITQQQLQHEEDSLDTNRKKIADIIDEVKELRGEAVRGPSRNLARLNSLAQPKKSNLQSQQEEPLNRFGKRVMDRLSKPTPPTPNPEKSIGLTRTKQRKIYDELPSSTKQPHSAGLPTERLSRAKPHNTNNNSPNRDGFGKRSLGPVGKPTCIHGNVNKLPEELKGKMVAVETYVKSHYGRDSRSLETGNSYSAHKSRVPLIPNDLDVVSLTSSPSTKEESSTLGKKLHSMVDSMISSTMPVLGAVAECNESVSKASDGFDDTSIEKRSNSDEIILSSSDYPVDIFEDKNIVTAVSVISLEQKDDEIANCNINMCETNQPCPPNELHNPESETCHQIQNGTFQKLMRGKNLILNVTPKQSMENLLTLRSEDKSSLVLKSKLSQDIINEKTETITELKILPVLSNTCFTNFNFTNFPMQIATIGYALPQYLVKHDSKTKIRLLENEDSRSKNLKAVLSSENVVNAKLSKSIRCFKDVVKKTSQKTTERESIICLLRDENKNEVSLDNHEEFVIKIQNNERQTQDNSVKTKTSNEDIVVADIEKSNISNSTSLDILVGLLNEIKKITSYQAHISKQEDTFHTDLEKKELEVILNNVSIKESSVDQSVDNAISLHSLDKLQKLEVRDSNFLYLFPNIEDHNRGKKTSDKNITTNDTLLCGPLDMDKEINTKFRQTECINRFTEAPSRPFPVSVSTNITDSLIKLINKPSCLSIYSVTDCESFTLLANEIKEVPSKPLKKSTDSVSPLTTLKIQYINEKEKYKDIKEQNSHSLIEFDPLMKMKRDILVTVYSILVLTVFAALSFPEIMYRV; encoded by the exons ATGCTAATTAATCGAGTACCTGAAGAGGAAAGTGGAAGGGTGGGGGATGCGGACATGCATTTGGAGGACAACTCCGCTGAGTTTCAAACAGCTGAAGAGATTTATCAGATTATGGCCAAAGATAATACCTTCGAAGGTGATG GTGATAAGGCGCTTACTACCCGTGATTTGGTAATCCTGTATAAGAATATAGACATCGATACTAAACTAGTATCTTCCACTAATAAACAGACAAGTAAAAGACCCAATCAATACGTCGAAAATGTAGTATACAACGACGACAGAGGCTCTGAAGGATCGGATTTCAGTGAAGACATCAGTAATGGAgactttaaaaatgtttttgcgATTAATGAAGAAAGAATAGACCTTTTGAATAACTTTGGAGATACACTTTGTCATAAATTTGGCGATATGCAGATACGCACATCTGATTTAAATATTGAGTACGACAAACACTTTTTGTTCAATGATCCAATCATCAAAGGACAACTAAAAAGTTTTCATAAGATATCTAAACCTAAGCAGTCTGACAGTACAGTTCTTCCAGCATCGCTCTTGGATTATATTTGCTGCAAACGTATTGAGGataattatgatttttatataGATAACATTATTAAATATGTGCAAAACACAATCGAACAGCTAAAACGTATAAGTAATGGTGAGTACTTAACTGAAAAGGTTAAAGAGAAATGGAGAGAAGTTTACGAAGACAAAATCACAACACCTGAAGATAAATCCCAACTTAGAAAGATAGTTTTGGCGAACTCTGTCAGCATACCACTACGCGTAAAGGAGAAACGTACTGATCAAAGACTCACATGGGATGATATAGTCCATTCTGAAATGGATGTCAGGTCTCTCTCTAAAATATTGGAAAAGAAAGTTATCGTGGAGGTCCCAAAAATAATTTGTGGCACTTACAGCTTATTTAGCAAACGCTGCAAAGACAATCTTATTATAACATGCAAGAAAGATAGAGAAGAAGAGTCTCGTGTAGACGTAGTGTTAAAATTGCAACGCTCTAACTCGGGTCATGTCATTAGTAATATTGATTcaattatgattttaaaatctttacCTGCCATTGCTTCTGAATCAG AGACTCATTCAAATAATCTGCTAGCGCtagaatttgaaaaatttaatgCCTTAGATAAAAAAGTAGAACAAGAAACTGAAATGAAATCAGATGAAAACACTGAAAAAATTCTTCCAAATGACACAACAGatcaaaaactaaaacaagaaattaaaattgaatcaAATGAAAACATAAAAGACGTTCCTCCAAATAAAACAGCATACTGTAATTTAGCAGCAGATAAAGAAACAGAAGCTGAGAAGTTTTCAGAGAATGATTATGACTCTCTACCGCAAAGCGATTGCCAAGAAGATAATGAATGTGATTCCAGCGGAGCTGAAGCTGACTTTAGCACAATTGCTACCGACGATCTACATTCTATCATTCATCGACTAAGCAAGCAGACACCTGTTATAGAAGAGAGCGAAGACAATATCAAAAGAAAGTCACCGATGAGGGTGAGAATTAAATCTCCCTATGAAAATAAGTCATATGCTATAGAAGAGAAAAAGAGGAAAAAGCTTTTGGAGATTAGAGAGAAGCGAGAACTCAAAAAAAATGCAATGAGCGAGAACTGTAGAATAAAGAAACATAGGAACGGAAGAGGTTCCATTATGGTCCAATCGTCTGACTCAGTCACAAAGTTATCAATAACaaacaagtatttttataaCTCAATCTATGGGCATCCTGTGAAAATTAATACTAGAAATTCTCAAAGATATCACAAAGATCAAACAAGGGTTGCTATTCCCAAGATACAACTaaaagatgatgatgaaactcaATGTAAAAGTTCTTCTCCTCCTCCTTCTTTAGTGTCTCCTGAAAAAAATAACCAAAAGTATATTAACCGCAGTTATTACTTAGATGACGCAGACACGGAAGTTATGTACCTGCAAAGGAAAGAAAACGAAAGTCAAAACTTAACAAATGATGCATCTACACCCCCAGCAGCTAATGATATTGGtgttaatttaaattttctCAGGCGATTAATTTCTCCATCTACAACAGACTTCAGTTTGACAAATACTTCATCTAGTTTGCAACAAAATGTttt ACGCGATGATAGTTTTGTCAATACTGAAAAAGAAATAACTCAAAAAAATGCCTTAATGTCAACACGAAGTACTCAAGTTTCAGTTCCGGCAAATTTACCAAAACTAGAGGTTAATTATACACAAGttgaaaattgtaaaactaCGTCTTCCGTAGAGTGTAGAAGAAGTATTGATAAAATATATGATCttataaaacaaataggtaaaaCGGACAGCTTGGAGGTTATGCCTACTTCAAGTAAAGCCGCAACTaatattgataaattaaatataacatgTGGTAAAGGTAATTCTAAAGATCAAGCCACTGATAGTGGAACTAGCATCAAACATCAACTAACTTCCTCTAATCCTAGTAGTTGTTGTTTTGAAAAGCCAAAAACTGTAGTAAAAACTTCGAAAGACTCTAAGAAGAAATACGAGAATCCCACGTCCATTATTCCGAAAATAACGATTGGTTCAAAACCAGCAATTAACAAAATTAACAATAAAGCaaataataaagaatttaaaaaactatcTTGTAGCAAAATTCAGGAAAATCCATTAAAAGCTATATCTCAATTGATTCACGAATTTGACAACGTCCAAAAGACGACtgttaaaaatgaaaaggaaccgaaaaagaacaaaaaaactgaaagtttaaCTACTCAAGATAAAAGCAGCTTTCGACAAAATTTTCTCAAGCGAATGTCAAAACGAGATCAGTATTTAAAGGAATCTGAAGCAATATCCTCAAAAAAGTCAGTCCTTATAGAAAGGAAACGTCAAGGCACGGGATATGGCCCTCCCAAAATTACACAGCAACAATTACAACACGAAGAAGACTCTTTAGATacgaacagaaaaaaaattgctgaTATTATTGATGAAGTGAAAGAACTTAGGGGAGAAGCAGTGCGTGGCCCTTCAAGAAATCTGGCAAGATTAAATAGCTTAGCGCAACCTAAAAAATCAAATCTACAGTCCCAACAGGAAGAACCCCTAAATAGATTTGGAAAACGAGTAATGGACAGATTGTCTAAACCAACGCCCCCTACACCGAATCCCGAGAAAAGTATAGGCTTGACAAGAACTAAACAGAGAAAAATATATGATGAACTACCCTCATCTACAAAGCAACCACATTCAGCTGGATTGCCCACAG AAAGGTTGTCAAGAGCTAAACCACAtaacacaaataataatagtCCTAACCGAGATGGATTTGGTAAACGATCTCTGGGACCTGTCGGCAAACCAACATGTATCCATGGAAATGTTAATAAGTTACCCGAGGAACT AAAAGGAAAGATGGTAGCTGTGGAAACGTATGTGAAGAGTCACTATGGACGCGATTCGCGTTCACTAGAGACCGGCAATTCTTACAGCGCACACAAGTCGAGGGTCCCTTTGATACCCAACGACCTCGATGTGG TGTCTTTGACGTCATCTCCGTCTACCAAAGAAGAATCTTCTACTCTCGGCAAAAAATTACACAGCATGGTTGATTCTATGATTAGCAGCACTATGCCTGTATTAGGTGCCGTCGCTGAATGCAATGAGTCCGTATCTAAAGCGAGTGATGGTTTTGATGATACTTCTATAGAAAAAAGATCGAATTCTGATGAAATTATACTATCGAGCTCTGATTATCCAGTCGATATATTTGaagataaaaatatagttaCGGCTGTGTCAGTTATTTCGTTGGAGCAGAAAGACGATGAAATAGCCAATTGTAATATAAATATGTGTGAAACTAACCAACCTTGTCCTCCTAATGAGTTACATAATCCAGAAAGTGAAACGTGTCATCAAATACAAAATGGCACATTTCAAAAGTTAATGAGaggtaaaaatttaatattgaaTGTTACACCTAAGCAGTCCATGGAAAATCTCTTGACTTTGCGATCAGAAGATAAGAGCTCGCTAGTACTTAAATCGAAATTATCACAAgatataataaatgaaaaaacagAAACTATTACGGAACTCAAAATTCTACCTGTACTATCTAATACCTGTTTCACCAACTTCAATTTCACTAATTTTCCCATGCAGATAGCAACCATAGGTTACGCTTTACCACAATATCTGGTTAAACATGATTCTAAAACTAAAATTCGTCTATTAGAAAATGAAGACTCAAGGTCGAAAAACTTAAAAGCTGTGTTATCATCTGAAAATGTAGTCAATGCAAAATTAAGCAAATCTATTCGGTGTTTTAAGGATGTGGTTAAAAAAACATCTCAAAAAACAACTGAAAGAGAATCCATTATTTGTCTACTTAgagatgaaaataaaaatgaggTAAGTTTAGACAACCATGAAGAATTCGTTATTAAGATACAGAATAATGAACGACAGACACAAGATAATAGTGTCAAAACTAAAACCAGTAATGAAGATATAGTTGTTGCAGATATTGAAAAATCTAACATTAGTAATTCAACATCACTTGACATTTTAGTGGGacttttaaatgaaattaaaaagataACTTCATATCAAGCTCACATATCCAAGCAAGAAGACACCTTTCATACTGATCTTGAAAAGAAAGAGTTGGAGGTCATACTTAACAATGTGTCTATAAAAGAGAGTTCAGTAGATCAAAGCGTTGATAATGCGATATCTTTGCATTCTCTtgataaattacaaaaactagAAGTGCGTGATAGTaactttttatacttatttcCTAACATCGAAGACCACAACAGAGGCAAAAAAACGTCCGACAAAAATATAACTACAAATGATACTTTGCTTTGTGGACCGTTGGATATGGATAaggaaataaatacaaaattcaGGCAAACTGAATGTATTAATAGGTTTACTGAAGCACCGTCCCGGCCTTTCCCAGTATCTGTCAGCACGAATATAACCGATTCTCTTATCAAACTCATAAACAAGCCTTCTTGTCTTTCCATATATTCTGTTACTGATTGCGAAAGTTTCACATTACTAGCGAATGAAATTAAGGAAGTACCTTCAAAGCCCCTGAAAAAATCGACTGATAGTGTATCTCCTCTTACGacattaaaaattcaatatataaacgaaaaagaaaaatacaaagataTAAAGGAGCAAAATAGTCATTCTCTTATTGAGTTTGATCCTctgatgaaaatgaaaaggGATATATTAGTAACGGTCTATTCAATTCTTGTATTGACCGTGTTTGCTGCTTTGTCGTTTCCCGAAATAATGTATCGTGTGTGA